The DNA sequence AAGCAGCGGCTCATCCTCGCGAGCGCCTGGGCATGGGGGGGGCTCCCCACCACGGAGTCCAGGAGCGAGAGCAGGGCGCCGGACGTCAGGTGTTTCACCGTCCCCTGCACTCCGAGCCCATGGTGCACGAGGATCCGCGCCACGTCTGGCTGATCGTCCTTCAGCGGGAGCGCCACCATGGGGACGCCGAAATAGATGCACTCCTTCACGCTGTTGAATCCCCCATGGGTGATCATGGCCGCTGCCTTTCGCAGCAGTTTGATCTGCGGGGCGTGACGCACCGCCACGATCCGGGCCGGACCTCCGTCGAAGTTCGCCGGGTCGAGCTGGGCTCCCACGGCGAGGACGAACTGCCACTCCGGCCGCATCGCGGCCACCTCGCGCACCAGCTCCAGCACCCTGCGCGTCTGGCCGGACAAGGCCAGGGTGCCCAGGGAGAAGTAGATGAGCGGCCGGTCGTCCTGGAGCCGCTCCCAGGGAAACTCCGGCTCCTGCCGCTCCAGATCGATGGACGGCCCCAGGTGGTACACCCGCGCGCGACCCTCGGGGGTCTCGGGAGTGGCGAACTCCCTGGGGAAGAGCACCACGTCCCGCAGCAGGGGAAGCTGGAAGGGGGGGAAACCCACGGACTCCATCGGGCAGCCATGCTTGAGCGCCAGCCGCCGGTGGTACTCCTGGAAGCGCGGCACCAGCCCCACACGCCCGAGCAGGAACTCGAGCCAGCGCATCACCGTCGTCAGTCCGCTGAGCGGCGGCTTCCCTGCGCCCGTCGGCAGCAGATGCACCAGGTGCTGGGGGAGGGTGGTGTTCAGGCGTGCCACCGGGATCCCATGTCCATGGCACACGATGGACAGGTCGATCACCCGGTCATCGCAAAGGACCAGGTCCGGTCGAAGCGCCTGGAGCAGGCGGTCGTATTCACCATCCAGCGCGGCTTGAAGCACGGCGTTGCGGCGCTGGATGTGGTCGCGCGCGAGGCGGCGCAGCTCGCGGCCGCGCAGCTGGGACGCCTTGGCTGACATCTCCGCCACGAGGCCCTTTGGGAAGATGGAGCCGAAGACAGGGATGAACTCGAATCCCTCTCCCTGAAGCGCGGCCTCGATGTCCGGCAGGGAGCAGTAGACCACCCGGTGCCCGCGTGCCCGGAGCGCCTTCGCGAGCTTCAGGGTGGGGTTGATGTGGCCAGCGAGTGGAAGCGGAGCGAAGAGGATGGTGGCCATTCGGTTTCCGAGGTGTCCCCGCTTGGGCCCGCGGCGACAGTCGGACTTATACTCTGAGTCATAGCATGTCGACAGATGAGTGAAGCTGTCTGCCGATATCCGGAGCCACCCACACGCCGTGAGACATTGCCGAGGTCGCGGGCACGATGGATGCGTCCAGGAACGACGCATCCCGTCGTGGTGACTCATCCGCGAGGCTCGCGACGGGAGCGGGGCGGTGTCTGGTTTGAAGTCCTGCCGGCGGATGAGGTCATTCGAGCCGGGAGGTGGCGTTGATCCGCAGCTCCGTCGTCTTGAGGTTCGGATCCGCGGCGATGTCCGCCTCGTTGAAGAGGATGGGGCGCAGGTGCTT is a window from the Corallococcus silvisoli genome containing:
- a CDS encoding glycosyltransferase, with the translated sequence MATILFAPLPLAGHINPTLKLAKALRARGHRVVYCSLPDIEAALQGEGFEFIPVFGSIFPKGLVAEMSAKASQLRGRELRRLARDHIQRRNAVLQAALDGEYDRLLQALRPDLVLCDDRVIDLSIVCHGHGIPVARLNTTLPQHLVHLLPTGAGKPPLSGLTTVMRWLEFLLGRVGLVPRFQEYHRRLALKHGCPMESVGFPPFQLPLLRDVVLFPREFATPETPEGRARVYHLGPSIDLERQEPEFPWERLQDDRPLIYFSLGTLALSGQTRRVLELVREVAAMRPEWQFVLAVGAQLDPANFDGGPARIVAVRHAPQIKLLRKAAAMITHGGFNSVKECIYFGVPMVALPLKDDQPDVARILVHHGLGVQGTVKHLTSGALLSLLDSVVGSPPHAQALARMSRCFREAESTEADVATLEHFLSGSQAALAKAG